AGGGACATGAGAAAAAGAAGGGGAAAGCACATCGGCATGATCATGCAGAACGGGATGGGAGCATTCGATCCCTCCAGTGTGGTCGGCGTTCATTTCCAAGAGACGTTGAAGGCGCATTTCGGCTGGAGCAAAGGCGAGGCTGAAGCCAGCATGAAAAAAGCGATGGAAAGCGTTATGCTTTCCCATCCGATGGAGATCATGAATAAGTTTCCTCACCAGTTATCCGGCGGGATGCTGCAGCGTTTAATGATCGCGCTCACGCTGGTGCTGGAACCCGCTGTCGTCATCGCCGATGAACCGACAACGGCGCTGGATACGATCTCGCAATTCGAGGTCGTGGAACAATTCATCCAGCTTCGCGAAAGGATGGGCGGCTCCATGATCTTTGTGTCGCATGACTTGGGTGTCGTGAAGAAGATTGCCGATGAAGTCCTGGTTATGAGAAACGGCGACATCGTGGAGAGCGGGAGCGTTGAAGAGGTATTTACAGCACCACAGCACCCTTACACGCAATACTTGGTTTCCACGCGCCTTGAGCTCAGCCACCATTTCAATAAGATTATGAACGGGGGAGTGTAACGTGCTGAAAGTTGAGAACGTTCATAAATCCTACCGGGTCGGCGGCTTGTTTTCAGGGAAAAGGCAACGCATTCTGGAGGGTGTAAGCTTTGAATGCGGCAGTGGGGAATGCCTCGGCATCATCGGTGAAAGCGGTAGCGGCAAATCAACCCTGGGACGCATGATCTTGGGAATTGAGAAACCGGACCTTGGGCATGTCTTATTCGAAGGGAACCACGTCATACATCGCCATGTGCGATTTGGCAATATAAGCGCCGTATTTCAGGATTACACTTCGTCAATCAACCCATTCTTTACTGTGGAACAAGCGATCATGGAACCCTTAACGGCGCAGAGGTCATTGAATGATGATACGAGGGCCAAAATCGATCTGTTGCTGAATCAGGTCGGATTGGATGCTT
This Paenibacillus sp. JZ16 DNA region includes the following protein-coding sequences:
- the cntD gene encoding staphylopine uptake ABC transporter ATP-binding protein CntD, which gives rise to MNMLEVKHLRVWDANEGKEIIHDSSFQLKEGTCLAIVGESGSGKSLTCRSIIRLHKPWIRQSGEIIFQGEHLNHLSERDMRKRRGKHIGMIMQNGMGAFDPSSVVGVHFQETLKAHFGWSKGEAEASMKKAMESVMLSHPMEIMNKFPHQLSGGMLQRLMIALTLVLEPAVVIADEPTTALDTISQFEVVEQFIQLRERMGGSMIFVSHDLGVVKKIADEVLVMRNGDIVESGSVEEVFTAPQHPYTQYLVSTRLELSHHFNKIMNGGV
- a CDS encoding ABC transporter ATP-binding protein — its product is MLKVENVHKSYRVGGLFSGKRQRILEGVSFECGSGECLGIIGESGSGKSTLGRMILGIEKPDLGHVLFEGNHVIHRHVRFGNISAVFQDYTSSINPFFTVEQAIMEPLTAQRSLNDDTRAKIDLLLNQVGLDASYKTKYAHELSGGEAQRVCIARAIATEPKCIVLDEAISSLDVSVQIQVLRLLKELKDIYKMSYIFITHDIQAAAYLCDRVLIFKSGRVEETVRVEELKHVQSDYAKKLMEHLITF